In Geobacillus kaustophilus, a genomic segment contains:
- a CDS encoding lipopolysaccharide biosynthesis protein — translation MFSAFKRLGADSLLYAFMNVGTKLIAFLMLPIYTSYLSKAQYGAVYLIDQWTSMLTFLVIFGTDSALSFYYYDTDDKEKRLLYVRNVMYFRLFVVALLFLAVVLAGPWIAGALFEEPRYVDLLYISIATLLLDTIFVMATTVLRFEFQTKKVVIWTLVKMLLVAVLSYAALRWFAATPEGLLIGRLISSALVFLLMLHLTVKYMVWRVRLDVLKELLAYAAPLVPTSLAFWVIANVSTFFIQRFASLEEVGVFGVALRLATVITLITSGVQMAWRPYSMSMKDRPESRALFAKVYMALLLIGAFGLLLIATVSPWLVETFFKPEYREAASYIPFLSAVTFLNFYYLIVSTGLFLTKETGYISRVFTLAALLHLALNAVLVPLWLSWGAVAASLITYIVAVTFIFRKSQQVHPVPVSWKKMALVLVGTLLALIVIVYVQHAPLADGWVLAGWGLFIAVLFASRVDRDLRRPMRTIEGENAQNT, via the coding sequence TTGTTCTCGGCATTCAAGCGTTTAGGAGCGGATTCGCTCCTTTACGCGTTTATGAACGTCGGCACGAAGCTGATTGCCTTTTTGATGTTGCCGATTTATACAAGCTATTTGTCCAAAGCGCAGTACGGGGCGGTCTACTTGATCGACCAATGGACGTCGATGCTGACGTTTCTCGTCATTTTCGGCACGGATTCGGCGCTCTCTTTTTACTATTACGACACGGACGACAAAGAGAAGCGCCTTTTGTATGTGCGCAACGTCATGTACTTCCGGCTGTTTGTCGTCGCGCTCTTGTTTTTGGCCGTCGTTTTGGCCGGTCCGTGGATCGCAGGTGCGCTGTTTGAAGAACCTCGCTATGTCGATTTGCTGTACATCAGTATAGCGACCTTGTTGCTCGATACGATTTTCGTCATGGCGACAACGGTGCTGCGGTTTGAATTTCAGACGAAAAAAGTCGTGATTTGGACGCTCGTGAAAATGCTGCTTGTCGCTGTGCTGTCGTATGCGGCGCTTCGGTGGTTCGCGGCGACGCCGGAAGGGCTGCTCATCGGCCGGCTCATAAGCAGCGCGCTCGTGTTTTTGTTGATGCTGCATTTGACTGTTAAGTATATGGTGTGGCGCGTGCGCCTTGACGTGTTAAAGGAACTGCTTGCCTACGCCGCCCCGCTCGTGCCGACTTCGCTCGCCTTTTGGGTGATCGCCAACGTCAGCACGTTTTTCATCCAACGGTTTGCGTCGCTCGAGGAAGTCGGGGTGTTTGGGGTTGCCTTGCGGCTTGCGACCGTGATTACGCTCATCACGAGCGGCGTGCAGATGGCGTGGCGTCCGTATTCGATGTCGATGAAAGACCGGCCGGAAAGCCGTGCGCTGTTTGCGAAAGTGTATATGGCGCTTTTGCTCATTGGAGCGTTTGGGTTGCTTTTGATCGCCACTGTGAGCCCGTGGCTTGTAGAGACGTTTTTCAAACCGGAATATCGAGAGGCAGCGTCCTATATCCCGTTTTTATCAGCCGTCACGTTTTTGAACTTTTATTATTTGATTGTTTCCACCGGCTTGTTCTTGACAAAGGAAACCGGCTATATTTCAAGGGTGTTCACGCTAGCGGCGCTTCTTCATTTGGCGTTGAACGCCGTTTTGGTGCCGCTTTGGCTCAGCTGGGGGGCGGTCGCGGCCAGCCTCATTACGTATATTGTCGCTGTGACCTTCATTTTTCGCAAAAGCCAGCAAGTGCATCCTGTGCCGGTGTCGTGGAAAAAGATGGCTTTGGTTTTGGTCGGTACATTGCTCGCCCTCATCGTCATCGTCTACGTCCAGCATGCGCCGCTTGCTGACGGCTGGGTGCTCGCTGGTTGGGGGTTGTTTATTGCCGTGCTCTTTGCCAGCCGGGTGGATCGTGATTTGCGCCGTCCGATGCGCACGATCGAGGGCGAAAATGCGCAAAATACTTGA
- a CDS encoding Gfo/Idh/MocA family protein: protein MIRFAIVGMGHIAKKHIDAIEKADGAELAAVCDTNPERLRDVSGVPVYTDMETMLKENEQIDVINICVPSGLHAPLAKLAARYRRHIIVEKPMALRTRDAEEMIRATKEYGVKLAVVHPNRFRPAIRKLKEAMERGMFGKLSHANATVRWNRNQAYYDQAAWRGTKEFDGGVLMNQAIHNLDLLLWLMGPIKAVQAMAATRLRKIETEDVAAAVVEFENGALGVIEAATTIYPQNLEESIAIFGEKASVKIGGRTANFIETWEAEGVSEEERAKLIDEINADPFGKPGHQWIIEDMVQAIREDREPIVTGFDGLAPVRLIEAILRSAETGTRVQLSE from the coding sequence ATGATCCGTTTTGCCATTGTCGGCATGGGGCATATCGCCAAAAAACATATCGATGCCATTGAAAAGGCGGACGGCGCTGAACTGGCGGCGGTTTGCGACACGAACCCCGAACGTTTGCGCGACGTGTCGGGCGTTCCTGTTTATACTGATATGGAGACGATGTTGAAGGAGAACGAACAGATCGATGTCATCAACATTTGTGTTCCATCCGGGTTGCACGCGCCGCTGGCCAAACTGGCGGCCCGCTATCGCCGCCATATCATTGTGGAAAAACCGATGGCTCTTCGCACACGCGACGCTGAAGAGATGATCCGCGCGACGAAGGAATATGGCGTGAAGCTTGCGGTCGTCCATCCAAACCGCTTCCGTCCGGCGATTCGGAAGCTGAAAGAGGCGATGGAGCGCGGCATGTTCGGGAAACTGAGCCATGCGAACGCCACGGTGCGCTGGAATCGAAATCAAGCCTATTATGATCAAGCGGCGTGGCGGGGGACGAAAGAGTTCGATGGCGGTGTCTTGATGAACCAAGCGATTCACAATTTGGATTTGCTTCTTTGGCTCATGGGACCGATAAAGGCAGTGCAGGCGATGGCCGCGACCCGTCTGCGCAAAATCGAAACGGAAGACGTTGCGGCGGCGGTCGTCGAGTTCGAGAACGGGGCGCTTGGCGTCATTGAAGCGGCGACGACGATTTATCCGCAAAACTTGGAAGAATCGATCGCCATTTTCGGCGAAAAGGCATCGGTGAAAATCGGCGGCCGGACGGCCAACTTTATCGAGACGTGGGAGGCGGAAGGCGTCAGCGAGGAAGAACGGGCAAAGCTTATCGACGAGATCAACGCCGATCCGTTTGGCAAGCCGGGGCATCAATGGATCATTGAAGATATGGTGCAAGCGATTCGCGAAGACCGCGAGCCGATCGTCACTGGTTTTGACGGATTGGCTCCTGTTCGACTGATCGAAGCGATTTTGCGTTCGGCGGAAACGGGGACAAGAGTACAACTATCTGAATAG
- a CDS encoding DegT/DnrJ/EryC1/StrS family aminotransferase produces MNVPMLDLSEQYEQLKPEIMRVLDEVMRSSRFILGDYVKKMEAEIAAYSRAKHGIGCGNGSDAIHIALQAAGVGPGDEVITTTFTFFATGGAIARAGAKPVFVDIDPVTFNIDPAQIEAAVTEKTKAIIPVHLYGQMADMEAIAAIAKRHGLVVIEDAAQAIGAKYNGKCVGELGTAATYSFFPTKNLGAYGDGGMIITNDDELAEKCRVIRVHGSKPKYYHHVLGYNSRLDEMQAAILSVKFPHLDRWTELRRKHAATYTRLLEEAVGDLVVTPKEVEGRYHVFHQYTIRAPKRDELQAFLKEQGIATMVYYPLPLHLQPVFASLGYKEGQLPEAEKAAKEALSLPMFPELKEEQQQYVVEKIAEFYRHFA; encoded by the coding sequence ATGAATGTGCCAATGTTGGATTTAAGCGAACAGTACGAACAATTGAAGCCGGAGATTATGCGCGTATTGGACGAAGTGATGCGCTCCTCCCGCTTTATTTTGGGGGACTATGTGAAAAAGATGGAAGCAGAAATTGCCGCCTACAGCCGGGCGAAACACGGGATCGGCTGCGGCAACGGAAGCGATGCGATACATATTGCTTTGCAAGCGGCCGGCGTCGGGCCGGGCGATGAAGTGATCACGACGACGTTCACCTTTTTCGCGACTGGAGGGGCGATTGCACGGGCCGGCGCCAAACCGGTGTTTGTCGATATCGATCCGGTGACGTTCAACATCGATCCGGCGCAAATTGAAGCGGCGGTGACGGAGAAGACGAAAGCCATCATCCCGGTGCATTTGTACGGGCAAATGGCCGATATGGAGGCGATCGCGGCGATTGCCAAGCGGCACGGATTGGTTGTCATCGAAGATGCAGCCCAAGCGATCGGGGCGAAATACAACGGGAAATGCGTCGGCGAGCTCGGGACGGCGGCGACGTACAGCTTCTTCCCGACGAAAAACTTGGGCGCATACGGGGACGGCGGCATGATCATTACGAACGATGACGAACTGGCGGAAAAATGCCGGGTCATCCGCGTCCATGGCAGCAAGCCGAAATATTATCATCATGTGCTCGGCTACAACAGCCGCCTTGATGAGATGCAAGCGGCGATTTTAAGCGTCAAATTCCCGCATCTTGACCGGTGGACGGAATTGCGGCGCAAGCATGCGGCGACGTATACGCGCCTGCTAGAGGAGGCGGTCGGCGACCTTGTTGTGACGCCGAAAGAAGTCGAGGGGCGCTATCATGTGTTCCACCAATATACGATTCGGGCGCCGAAACGCGACGAATTGCAGGCGTTTTTGAAAGAACAAGGGATTGCGACGATGGTGTACTATCCGTTGCCGTTGCATTTGCAGCCGGTGTTTGCTTCGCTCGGGTATAAAGAAGGGCAGCTGCCGGAGGCGGAAAAAGCGGCGAAAGAAGCGCTGTCGCTGCCGATGTTCCCAGAGCTGAAAGAGGAGCAGCAGCAGTACGTCGTGGAGAAAATCGCGGAATTTTATCGCCATTTTGCTTGA
- a CDS encoding glycosyltransferase family 4 protein — MNIEAFAACLASFITVLVITPFVIKLAIKIGAVDRPNGRKVHTKVMPRLGGLAIFIGVAVGYFVGGVYKEQVTGMTVGAIIIVLVGMLDDLYELSPKVKLAGQLLAALVVVASGLKVDLLTVPFVGTFELGLWSYPITIFWIVAITNAINLIDGLDGLSAGISAIGIAAIAVMAGMAGKMLIFTLCLIILGSVIAFLFYNFHPAKIFMGDTGALFLGYAISVLSVLGLYKSVTLFSFVVPVIILGVPIFDTTFAIIRRIVNKRPISAPDKSHLHHRLLALGFSHRNTVLLIYAFGLMFAISAILFSASTLWQSILIVFALIVFGELLAELIGLVNDQYKPFMTFIRKLLRGSRKVYGNDR, encoded by the coding sequence ATGAATATAGAAGCATTTGCGGCATGTTTGGCTTCGTTTATCACGGTATTGGTCATCACCCCGTTCGTGATCAAGCTCGCCATCAAAATTGGCGCGGTCGATCGGCCGAACGGGAGAAAAGTGCATACAAAGGTCATGCCAAGGCTCGGGGGATTGGCCATTTTTATCGGTGTCGCCGTCGGCTATTTTGTCGGCGGGGTGTATAAAGAGCAAGTGACGGGGATGACGGTCGGCGCCATCATCATCGTGCTTGTCGGGATGCTCGACGATTTGTACGAGCTGTCGCCAAAAGTGAAGCTGGCCGGCCAGCTGCTGGCGGCGCTCGTTGTTGTCGCTTCCGGGCTGAAGGTCGATCTTTTGACCGTCCCGTTTGTCGGCACGTTTGAGTTGGGGCTGTGGAGCTACCCGATCACCATATTTTGGATTGTCGCCATTACGAACGCCATCAACTTGATCGACGGGCTCGATGGGCTGTCGGCGGGCATTTCTGCCATTGGGATTGCGGCCATTGCCGTCATGGCGGGCATGGCGGGCAAAATGCTCATTTTCACGCTCTGCCTGATCATCTTGGGCAGCGTCATCGCTTTCTTGTTTTACAACTTCCACCCAGCGAAAATTTTCATGGGGGATACCGGCGCGTTGTTTTTAGGATATGCGATTTCCGTCTTGTCGGTGCTGGGGCTTTACAAAAGCGTGACGCTTTTCAGTTTCGTCGTTCCGGTGATTATTTTGGGCGTCCCGATTTTCGACACGACGTTTGCCATTATTCGACGCATTGTCAATAAAAGGCCAATTTCGGCGCCGGACAAATCGCATCTTCACCATCGGCTGCTGGCTCTTGGCTTTTCCCATCGCAACACGGTGTTGCTCATTTATGCGTTTGGTCTTATGTTTGCCATCAGCGCCATTTTGTTCTCCGCCTCGACGTTATGGCAGTCCATTCTCATCGTCTTTGCCTTGATCGTCTTTGGGGAACTGCTTGCTGAACTGATCGGCTTGGTCAATGATCAGTACAAGCCGTTTATGACCTTTATTCGCAAGCTGCTTCGGGGAAGCCGGAAAGTATACGGAAATGACCGATAA
- the wecB gene encoding non-hydrolyzing UDP-N-acetylglucosamine 2-epimerase → MKIATVLGARPQFIKAAPVSRVLRKQYTEVLIHTGQHYDPNMSAIFFEELNIPTPDYYLGVGSGSHGKQTGEMLIKIEEIVMQEKPDYVLVYGDTNSTLAGALVAAKLHIPVIHVEAGLRSFNKQMPEEINRIMTDHVSELLFCPTETAVENLRNENITRNVWNVGDVMYDAILYNKELAQRQSTILDDLSLAEKSYYLITIHRAENTDDPDKLKAILAAFADIEGTKVWPIHPRTRHKLEEYGLDASAIPGLQLIDPVGYLDMLRLESGAKKIITDSGGVQKEAYFLRVPCVTVREQTEWVETLEGGANILTGTDREKIVAAVYKEVSPVYADVFGDGHAAEKIVAAIGQR, encoded by the coding sequence GTGAAAATCGCCACCGTGTTAGGCGCCAGACCGCAGTTTATCAAAGCTGCCCCCGTCTCGCGCGTCTTGCGAAAACAATATACCGAAGTGCTGATCCATACCGGGCAGCACTATGACCCGAATATGTCGGCCATTTTTTTTGAGGAGTTGAACATTCCGACGCCTGACTACTATCTTGGGGTGGGTTCAGGCAGCCATGGAAAGCAAACGGGGGAAATGCTGATCAAAATTGAGGAAATTGTCATGCAGGAAAAACCGGATTATGTGCTCGTCTACGGCGATACGAACTCGACGCTCGCCGGCGCGTTGGTCGCGGCGAAGCTGCACATTCCGGTCATCCACGTGGAGGCCGGGCTGCGCAGCTTCAACAAGCAAATGCCGGAAGAAATCAACCGCATCATGACCGACCATGTGTCTGAGCTCTTATTTTGCCCAACGGAGACGGCCGTAGAAAACTTGCGAAATGAAAATATTACGCGAAACGTCTGGAACGTCGGCGACGTCATGTATGACGCCATTTTGTACAACAAAGAGCTCGCGCAGCGCCAATCGACGATTTTGGATGATTTGTCGCTGGCGGAGAAATCGTACTACTTGATCACGATTCACCGGGCGGAAAATACCGATGACCCTGACAAATTGAAAGCCATTTTGGCTGCTTTTGCCGACATCGAAGGAACGAAAGTATGGCCGATTCATCCGCGGACGCGGCATAAGCTCGAGGAATACGGCTTGGATGCTTCGGCGATTCCGGGGCTTCAGCTGATCGATCCGGTCGGCTATTTGGACATGCTTCGGCTTGAGAGCGGAGCGAAAAAAATCATCACTGATTCGGGGGGCGTGCAAAAGGAGGCATATTTTCTCCGCGTGCCTTGCGTGACGGTGCGCGAACAAACCGAATGGGTCGAAACGCTGGAAGGCGGTGCGAACATCTTAACCGGCACGGACCGCGAGAAGATCGTCGCGGCGGTCTACAAGGAAGTCTCCCCTGTTTATGCGGACGTCTTTGGCGATGGGCATGCGGCGGAGAAAATCGTGGCGGCGATCGGACAGAGATAA
- a CDS encoding acyltransferase — protein MNVVDPSVVCGERVEIGHFTVIEANVKIGNDVKIGHRVTIHEGTVIGDGVTIADGAVLGKPPKPAKTSTVKLSGELPPLVIGDHCTIGANAVIYRGATIGAYTLIADLASVRENVHIGQYVIVGRGVCVENHVRIGDRTKIQSNSYITAYTTLEDHVFIAPCVTTTNDNYMGRTEERFAKIKGATVKRGARVGGGAILLPGVTVAEETFVAAGALVTKDTEPKTVVKGFPARFSKMVDERELL, from the coding sequence ATGAACGTTGTCGATCCCTCTGTCGTTTGCGGTGAACGTGTCGAAATCGGCCATTTCACTGTCATCGAGGCGAATGTAAAAATCGGAAACGACGTCAAAATCGGCCATCGCGTCACGATTCACGAAGGAACCGTCATCGGCGACGGCGTGACGATCGCCGACGGTGCGGTGCTCGGCAAACCGCCGAAACCGGCGAAAACGAGCACCGTCAAGCTGTCGGGCGAGTTGCCGCCGCTTGTCATCGGCGACCATTGCACGATCGGCGCCAACGCCGTCATCTATCGAGGAGCGACGATCGGCGCCTACACATTGATCGCTGATTTGGCGAGCGTGCGCGAAAACGTGCACATCGGCCAATATGTGATCGTCGGGCGCGGGGTGTGCGTGGAAAACCACGTCCGAATCGGCGATCGGACGAAAATCCAGTCGAACTCCTACATCACTGCCTACACGACGCTCGAAGACCATGTGTTCATCGCCCCGTGCGTCACGACGACCAATGACAACTACATGGGGCGGACGGAAGAACGGTTCGCCAAAATCAAAGGGGCGACTGTCAAGCGCGGGGCGCGCGTCGGGGGCGGGGCGATTTTGCTGCCGGGCGTGACGGTGGCGGAAGAGACGTTTGTCGCCGCTGGGGCGCTCGTCACGAAAGATACGGAACCGAAGACGGTCGTGAAAGGATTCCCGGCGCGCTTCAGCAAAATGGTCGACGAGCGGGAGTTGTTATAA
- a CDS encoding accessory Sec system S-layer assembly protein has product MIFRRKQRTELEAKPPALHAEQPKQPEAGTKTTLSFHPDWQLSPEETYVYRFYHEQLPPLQPNQISISGIKLIEYNDGFVAVAILRNTLPKPVRFERVRLLLLGEDGTAIARKEFDMSSFGELPPMTARPWRFLFAAEDKLVDQLPTENWKIAFELKPAHRLDLEKSWEQALSAEQRQQLQTLVDSVPPPAPGEVNFMGIEAKQLPSGELGVTLLIRNGSDKHIHFEQIPLEVWDHTGDMVARGLFPCHLEVKAHTSKPWTFLFPPELLHKAEPDWTSWKVTIPSSPAQSEKQETPSSDE; this is encoded by the coding sequence ATGATTTTCCGACGAAAACAACGCACAGAGCTAGAGGCCAAGCCGCCGGCGCTACACGCTGAACAGCCGAAACAGCCGGAGGCCGGGACGAAGACGACGCTGTCGTTCCATCCAGACTGGCAGCTGTCTCCGGAAGAAACGTACGTCTATCGCTTTTACCACGAACAGCTGCCGCCGCTTCAGCCAAACCAAATTTCCATTTCCGGCATCAAGCTGATCGAATACAACGATGGATTTGTCGCTGTCGCCATATTGCGAAACACGCTGCCGAAGCCGGTCCGCTTTGAACGCGTTCGCCTGTTGCTGCTTGGCGAGGATGGCACAGCCATTGCCCGCAAGGAGTTTGATATGAGTTCTTTTGGTGAACTGCCGCCGATGACGGCCCGCCCGTGGCGGTTCTTGTTCGCCGCCGAGGACAAGCTCGTCGACCAGCTACCGACAGAAAACTGGAAGATCGCCTTTGAACTGAAGCCGGCGCACCGTCTTGATCTAGAAAAAAGCTGGGAGCAGGCGCTCTCGGCCGAGCAGCGCCAACAGCTGCAAACCCTCGTCGACTCGGTTCCGCCTCCCGCTCCTGGCGAGGTGAACTTCATGGGCATTGAAGCGAAACAGCTGCCTTCCGGTGAACTGGGCGTCACGTTGCTCATTCGCAACGGCAGCGACAAACACATCCATTTTGAGCAAATCCCGCTTGAAGTGTGGGATCATACTGGCGACATGGTCGCCCGCGGATTATTTCCCTGCCATCTGGAAGTGAAAGCCCACACCAGCAAACCATGGACGTTCCTCTTTCCACCGGAATTGCTGCACAAAGCAGAACCGGATTGGACGTCCTGGAAGGTGACGATCCCATCCTCCCCGGCACAGAGCGAAAAGCAAGAAACGCCGTCAAGCGACGAGTAA
- a CDS encoding nucleotide sugar dehydrogenase — protein sequence MNYAERLLQKFEKRDAVIGVVGLGYVGLPLAVEKAKAGFHVIGFDIQQSRVDQVNNGINYIGDVVDEDLHEMVKQGRLVATTDYARIAEVDAVAIAVPTPLDEHHQPDTSYVENSANEVAKYAHEGMLVVLESTTYPGTTEEIVKPALEKKGLVVGETVFVAYSPERVDPGNKQFKTKNTPKVVGGVTKTCTKVAAAMYRAVLEGDVHEVSSPAVAEMEKIFENTFRHINIALANEMAILCERMGIDVWEVIDAAKTKPYGFMAFYPGPGLGGHCIPIDPFYLTWKAREYNYHTRLIELAGEINNAMPEYVVNRAMLILNEEGKALRGSKVTVLGVAYKKDIDDVRESPVLKIVELLEQYGAEFAVVDPYVPSFRACNRVIETVELTPELLEQSDLVLITTDHSNIDYEMVARHSRVVFDTRNAMKDVSKPVKYVKL from the coding sequence ATGAACTACGCGGAACGGCTGTTGCAAAAATTTGAGAAACGCGACGCGGTCATCGGCGTGGTCGGGCTTGGCTACGTCGGGTTGCCGCTGGCGGTCGAAAAAGCGAAAGCAGGGTTTCATGTCATCGGCTTTGACATCCAACAAAGCCGCGTCGATCAAGTAAACAACGGGATCAACTACATCGGCGATGTCGTCGATGAAGATTTGCATGAGATGGTCAAACAAGGGCGGCTCGTGGCGACGACCGACTACGCCCGCATCGCGGAAGTCGACGCCGTGGCGATCGCGGTGCCGACCCCGCTCGATGAGCATCACCAGCCGGATACGTCCTACGTCGAAAACTCGGCGAACGAAGTCGCCAAATACGCCCATGAAGGAATGCTTGTCGTTTTGGAATCAACGACCTATCCGGGGACAACCGAAGAAATTGTCAAACCAGCGTTGGAGAAGAAAGGGCTTGTCGTCGGGGAAACGGTGTTTGTTGCCTATTCACCGGAGCGGGTCGACCCAGGCAACAAGCAGTTTAAGACGAAAAATACGCCGAAAGTCGTCGGCGGCGTGACGAAAACGTGCACGAAAGTGGCGGCGGCGATGTATCGCGCTGTGCTCGAAGGAGACGTGCACGAAGTGTCCAGCCCGGCGGTCGCGGAAATGGAGAAAATTTTTGAGAACACGTTCCGCCATATCAACATCGCATTGGCGAACGAAATGGCCATTTTGTGTGAACGGATGGGCATTGATGTTTGGGAAGTGATCGATGCGGCGAAGACGAAGCCGTACGGATTTATGGCGTTTTACCCGGGCCCGGGGCTTGGCGGCCATTGCATTCCGATCGACCCGTTTTATTTGACATGGAAAGCGCGCGAATACAACTACCATACACGCTTGATCGAGCTGGCCGGTGAAATCAACAACGCGATGCCGGAATATGTCGTCAACCGCGCGATGCTTATTTTGAACGAAGAAGGGAAGGCGTTGCGCGGTTCGAAAGTGACGGTGCTCGGCGTCGCCTACAAAAAAGACATCGACGATGTGCGTGAATCGCCGGTGTTGAAAATCGTCGAGCTGCTCGAACAATACGGGGCGGAATTTGCCGTCGTCGACCCGTATGTGCCGTCGTTCCGGGCGTGCAACCGCGTCATTGAGACGGTCGAACTGACGCCGGAACTGCTTGAGCAGTCAGATCTTGTCTTGATCACGACCGACCACTCCAACATTGACTATGAGATGGTTGCTCGCCACAGCCGGGTCGTATTTGATACGCGCAACGCCATGAAAGACGTGTCGAAGCCAGTGAAATACGTCAAATTGTAA